A region from the Kribbella shirazensis genome encodes:
- a CDS encoding YchJ family protein, translating to MPVPSTCPCGRGESYAACCQPLHLGKTTASTAEQLMRSRYTAFVMHDAAYLLRTWSLTTRPAGLDFAPDREWTGLEILNTTGGSPFHTEATVEFRAHYTTNGHPGTQHENSTFTREAGQWVYLAAL from the coding sequence ATGCCAGTTCCATCCACCTGTCCGTGCGGTCGGGGCGAGTCGTACGCCGCGTGCTGTCAACCACTCCATCTCGGCAAGACGACGGCCAGTACCGCGGAGCAGTTGATGCGGTCCAGGTACACCGCCTTCGTGATGCACGATGCGGCGTACCTGCTCCGGACGTGGTCTCTGACGACTCGCCCAGCCGGCCTCGACTTCGCGCCCGACCGCGAGTGGACCGGCCTGGAGATCCTCAACACCACCGGCGGCAGCCCGTTCCACACCGAGGCCACCGTCGAGTTCCGAGCCCACTACACCACCAACGGCCACCCCGGCACCCAACACGAAAACAGCACCTTCACCCGCGAAGCCGGCCAATGGGTGTACCTCGCGGCGCTCTGA
- a CDS encoding class I SAM-dependent methyltransferase: MDEYGGRRPTSHERMAGRAWDASYQDGPAPWEIVGPQPAVVELAARGVFGGAVLDAGCGSGENTLHIAALGVPVLGVDVAATAIDAARQKALERGVEAEFAVADALHLERLGRAFDTILDSGLFHTFDTGERAAYAGSLARAAKPGTMLYVVSFSDEGPEPVPHAVSQDDVRTAFSQGWTTVSIEPCRLETRIHDNGAPAWLSTIRRS; this comes from the coding sequence GTGGATGAGTACGGTGGTCGGCGGCCGACCAGTCATGAGCGGATGGCGGGGCGGGCGTGGGATGCGTCGTATCAGGACGGGCCGGCGCCGTGGGAGATTGTGGGGCCGCAGCCTGCAGTTGTTGAGTTGGCGGCTCGTGGTGTGTTCGGTGGGGCGGTGCTCGATGCGGGGTGCGGGAGCGGGGAGAACACCTTGCACATCGCGGCGCTGGGCGTGCCGGTGCTCGGTGTGGATGTCGCCGCGACCGCGATTGATGCTGCGCGTCAGAAGGCGTTGGAGCGTGGTGTCGAGGCCGAGTTCGCTGTCGCGGACGCGCTTCATCTCGAGCGGCTCGGGCGGGCCTTCGACACGATCCTCGACAGCGGGCTGTTCCACACCTTCGACACGGGCGAGCGTGCGGCGTACGCCGGCAGTCTGGCGAGGGCGGCGAAGCCGGGAACGATGCTGTACGTCGTCAGCTTCAGCGACGAAGGACCCGAGCCGGTCCCGCACGCCGTCAGTCAGGATGACGTGAGGACAGCCTTCTCCCAGGGGTGGACGACCGTGAGCATCGAGCCGTGCAGGCTGGAGACCCGCATTCACGACAACGGCGCCCCCGCGTGGCTGTCGACGATCCGGCGGAGCTGA
- the def gene encoding peptide deformylase, with translation MPTYILGRPSRRLPDVTDEVRRGTPRRITEYGEAILHRPCRPVTEFGAERWGGLIDDMFTTMWIAEGCGLAANQVDVDAQLFVYDLTDEHGDRHVGHAFNPRVETMSALFGTQSGSEGCLSVPGANAALPRPARATLHAYDVEGRPFTLEASGYFARCLIHETQHLAGTVYVDHLPLSARDQTLAQSAAHRSSVLAHRASRRHLLDE, from the coding sequence ATGCCGACGTACATCCTGGGCCGACCGAGCCGCCGCCTTCCCGACGTGACGGACGAGGTACGGCGGGGCACGCCGCGGCGCATCACGGAGTACGGCGAGGCGATCCTGCATCGCCCGTGCCGGCCGGTGACCGAGTTCGGTGCGGAGCGGTGGGGCGGGCTGATCGACGACATGTTCACGACGATGTGGATCGCCGAAGGGTGCGGTCTGGCGGCGAACCAGGTCGACGTGGACGCCCAGCTGTTCGTCTACGACCTCACCGACGAACACGGCGACCGTCACGTCGGCCACGCCTTCAACCCGCGCGTCGAGACCATGTCCGCGCTCTTCGGAACCCAGTCCGGATCCGAAGGCTGCCTGTCCGTCCCCGGCGCCAACGCCGCGCTCCCCCGCCCAGCCCGCGCGACGCTGCACGCGTACGACGTCGAAGGCCGCCCGTTCACGCTCGAGGCGAGCGGCTACTTCGCCCGCTGCCTCATCCACGAGACCCAGCACCTGGCCGGCACCGTCTACGTCGACCATCTTCCGCTGTCTGCCCGCGACCAGACCCTCGCCCAGTCCGCGGCCCACCGCTCATCGGTGCTCGCGCACCGCGCCAGCCGTCGACACCTGCTCGACGAGTAA
- a CDS encoding DNA glycosylase AlkZ-like family protein: MRSVTREQTVAYRLHVNHLAERLPPGSYAEAAQVGLQDTAPRDALLGLHARMAGCRPDDWAHPSFVQTYSPRAAVYVLPVRDFGVFTLGRLPMDPDAVRRIDGLAARVCEELGGRERRGAGIRGLREACASGRIAVRWDTTSLYAREIPRPDVDVSDARLELCRRHVRYFGPTTPKVFAWWSGLSPADARAVWGQLAHELVEVDFDGVPGWILRADEERLWTAEAPRGVRLLVASDLRLFGRDRDGRFIAPGLRSLTPVADSFHPNGVLVDGRIAGAWGRKRGRVSVLLSDALTQEQYDGLQAEVACMPLEDPQLSVR, encoded by the coding sequence ATGCGGAGTGTGACCCGCGAGCAGACCGTCGCCTACCGGCTGCACGTGAACCATCTGGCCGAGCGTCTTCCGCCAGGATCGTATGCGGAGGCAGCGCAGGTCGGACTGCAGGACACCGCGCCGCGGGACGCGCTGCTCGGGTTGCACGCGCGGATGGCGGGATGCCGGCCGGACGATTGGGCCCATCCATCGTTCGTCCAGACGTACAGTCCGCGGGCGGCCGTGTATGTGCTGCCGGTGCGGGACTTCGGCGTGTTCACGCTGGGGCGGCTGCCGATGGATCCGGACGCCGTACGGCGGATCGACGGGTTGGCGGCGCGGGTGTGCGAGGAGTTGGGCGGCCGGGAGCGGCGCGGGGCCGGGATCCGCGGGCTGCGGGAGGCATGCGCGAGTGGGCGGATCGCGGTCCGGTGGGACACGACGTCGCTGTACGCGCGTGAGATACCGCGGCCGGACGTCGACGTGTCCGATGCCCGGTTGGAGTTGTGCCGGCGGCACGTGCGGTACTTCGGGCCGACGACGCCGAAGGTGTTCGCGTGGTGGTCCGGTCTGTCGCCGGCCGATGCGCGCGCGGTGTGGGGTCAGTTGGCCCACGAGTTGGTCGAGGTCGACTTCGACGGCGTACCGGGGTGGATCCTGCGCGCGGACGAGGAACGTTTGTGGACCGCGGAGGCGCCGCGTGGGGTTCGGTTGCTGGTCGCGTCGGACCTCCGGCTGTTCGGCCGCGACCGCGACGGCCGCTTCATCGCCCCGGGCCTGCGCAGCCTGACGCCGGTTGCTGACAGCTTTCATCCCAACGGCGTGCTCGTCGACGGTCGCATCGCCGGCGCCTGGGGCCGCAAGCGCGGGCGGGTGAGCGTCCTACTGTCCGACGCTCTCACCCAGGAGCAGTACGACGGTCTGCAGGCGGAGGTGGCGTGTATGCCGCTGGAGGACCCGCAGTTGTCGGTACGGTAG
- a CDS encoding winged helix-turn-helix domain-containing protein → MTEQRRTNRRDVVRAHPLRQALLELIDRDGTTTSTVAARELGESTGSCSFHLRRLEALGVIEAVPGAAGRVKPWRRAVRAEQATLNRELEDTAYASWLAAKAKRGMTDEDFAFSEVVTLADGELAELRARLHRVLRDFVGSEPSSGATTPTAVVIRAFPLGEE, encoded by the coding sequence ATGACCGAGCAGCGCAGGACGAACCGGCGCGACGTCGTCCGCGCGCACCCGCTGCGGCAGGCGCTGCTGGAGCTGATCGATCGGGACGGTACGACGACGTCCACGGTCGCGGCGCGCGAGTTGGGGGAGAGTACGGGCTCGTGCTCGTTCCACCTGCGCCGGCTCGAGGCGCTCGGGGTGATCGAGGCGGTGCCGGGCGCGGCGGGGCGGGTGAAACCGTGGCGGCGGGCGGTGCGCGCCGAGCAGGCGACGTTGAACCGTGAGCTCGAGGACACGGCGTACGCGAGCTGGCTCGCCGCGAAGGCGAAGCGGGGGATGACGGACGAGGACTTCGCGTTCAGCGAGGTGGTGACGCTGGCGGACGGTGAACTCGCCGAGCTCCGTGCGCGTCTCCATCGGGTACTGCGCGACTTCGTCGGCTCGGAACCGTCGTCGGGCGCCACGACGCCGACCGCCGTGGTCATTCGCGCCTTTCCGCTGGGCGAGGAGTAG
- a CDS encoding class I SAM-dependent methyltransferase, which translates to MYDAGTTSCRAGATRRRGADAKYQDWIEELTGRLGPGSRVINVGYGTGVPVTRPLSTAGHRVTGVDISEVQISRARELVPGAEFVNADVMSLDFLLGSFDAIVSLYALVHLPDEQPQLLARIAG; encoded by the coding sequence ATGTACGACGCGGGTACGACGTCCTGTCGCGCCGGTGCGACGAGGCGACGGGGTGCAGATGCGAAGTACCAGGACTGGATCGAGGAGCTGACAGGCCGGCTCGGTCCAGGCAGTCGGGTGATCAACGTGGGATACGGGACCGGCGTACCAGTCACCCGGCCACTGAGCACGGCCGGGCATCGTGTCACCGGCGTTGACATCAGCGAGGTCCAGATCAGCCGCGCCCGCGAACTCGTCCCCGGCGCAGAGTTCGTCAACGCAGACGTCATGTCGCTCGACTTCCTGCTCGGGTCGTTCGACGCCATCGTGTCGCTCTACGCGCTGGTCCACCTGCCGGACGAGCAGCCTCAACTCCTCGCGCGCATCGCCGGCTGA